A region from the Beduinella massiliensis genome encodes:
- a CDS encoding NAD(P)-dependent oxidoreductase yields the protein MLVVGGDRRSGWLVLRARTAGFQADGVWLDLFDPAFACAWPEVMDYDFYILPYPVAEKEGMVATPLATQPLLMAQTRDRIPKGANVLAGKCEAQGVWRLFSPASLESFAVGNAVPSAEGAIFEAMRESESCVAGSHCLVVGYGRIGRLLSRKLCALGAEVTVAARKEKDRVFARAEGCAACDTKDIATCIGRMQFIFNTAPAPVIGETELTAMDQKALALELASAPYGIDMQTAARLGRRFVLAGGIPGKYAPAYAADVLLDAIRTFIAQEG from the coding sequence ATGCTGGTGGTTGGAGGGGATCGCCGCAGCGGCTGGCTCGTGCTCAGGGCGAGGACTGCGGGCTTTCAGGCCGACGGTGTCTGGCTTGACCTATTTGATCCTGCCTTTGCATGCGCCTGGCCAGAAGTGATGGATTACGACTTTTACATATTGCCTTACCCGGTAGCGGAAAAAGAGGGGATGGTAGCGACGCCGCTCGCGACGCAGCCGCTTTTGATGGCGCAAACGCGGGACAGAATCCCGAAAGGCGCAAACGTTCTCGCGGGAAAGTGCGAAGCGCAAGGGGTTTGGCGCCTGTTTTCGCCCGCCTCCCTGGAAAGCTTCGCCGTCGGCAACGCGGTTCCAAGCGCTGAGGGGGCAATCTTCGAGGCGATGCGCGAAAGTGAAAGCTGCGTCGCGGGCAGCCATTGCCTCGTCGTCGGATACGGGCGAATCGGCAGACTGCTTTCGAGAAAGCTCTGCGCGCTCGGCGCGGAGGTGACGGTCGCCGCGCGCAAAGAGAAGGATCGCGTCTTTGCGCGGGCGGAGGGCTGCGCAGCCTGCGATACAAAGGATATCGCCACATGTATTGGGCGCATGCAGTTCATCTTCAATACCGCTCCCGCGCCGGTCATCGGTGAAACGGAGCTCACGGCGATGGATCAGAAAGCGCTTGCGCTGGAACTGGCCAGCGCGCCTTATGGAATCGACATGCAGACAGCCGCGCGTCTGGGACGACGCTTCGTGCTCGCAGGCGGAATCCCAGGAAAATACGCGCCCGCTTATGCGGCGGACGTGCTGCTCGATGCAATCAGGACATTTATTGCGCAGGAGGGCTGA
- a CDS encoding dipicolinate synthase subunit B codes for MQGKRIGFALTGSFCTFKKVLPQVEALVSAGAEVTPIVSPSVAATDSRFGKAEYFWNELARMTGREPLATIAQVEPIGPKKLLDLMIVAPCTGNTLAKLALGIADTPVTLACKSHLRNGRPLLLAPSTNDGLGNAAKNIGMLLNAKHVFFVPFGQDDPMEKPNSLVAHMDRIPEAARLALLESQMQPILL; via the coding sequence ATGCAAGGCAAGCGAATTGGTTTCGCCCTGACGGGCTCGTTTTGTACTTTCAAGAAGGTGCTGCCGCAGGTCGAGGCGCTGGTTTCAGCCGGCGCGGAGGTGACGCCCATCGTCTCGCCCAGCGTCGCAGCGACGGATTCCCGCTTCGGCAAGGCGGAATACTTCTGGAATGAGCTTGCACGGATGACTGGTAGGGAACCGCTCGCTACGATCGCACAGGTAGAGCCCATTGGGCCGAAAAAGCTGCTCGATTTGATGATCGTCGCCCCCTGCACGGGAAACACGCTCGCCAAGCTCGCGCTGGGCATCGCCGATACGCCCGTGACGCTGGCCTGCAAGTCGCACCTGCGCAACGGCAGACCGCTGCTGCTCGCGCCCTCCACGAACGACGGGCTCGGCAACGCAGCGAAGAATATCGGCATGCTGCTCAACGCCAAGCACGTATTTTTCGTCCCCTTCGGACAGGACGATCCCATGGAAAAACCCAACTCGCTGGTCGCGCACATGGACAGGATTCCGGAAGCGGCCAGACTGGCGCTTTTGGAATCGCAAATGCAGCCCATTCTTTTGTGA